In one window of Nesterenkonia sandarakina DNA:
- a CDS encoding ABC transporter permease has protein sequence MSTDHLTRDPELKDPVGPAADKHTMAGRARRFGALHQAERTLRSMRAYGTVILFSSVSQPIMYILAMGLGLGMLVGEGGDFAEYGASSYLMYIAPAILASTVAMAAGIEFTFPVMEGFKWRRLYYGAQASPLSPGQIASGHLLAVSVRFGIHAAIFTLVLYLFGAISSPLGVLMIASAMLGGLAIGLPIMAYVSTLRDEKGQMSLIQRFVIMPLFLFSGTFYPLTNLPAFLQVLGWFSPIWHANELGRVLAFGQPTPAWLILIHVLYLLGITVAAWLATVRIFTRRLGLEEWRGRTPGAKADARRQDRLAVKDAADVDRSVDTGTASTPARAELPRISFRRGFGANYYSGNIRAVFGRGLTAIRNNRGVIFLSGLLEPVLFLTSFGLGISPMIAGVDSEAVGLSGGGTISYAAFIAPALLAVSAMNGAIFDSTWNVFFKLKITKLYRTMMSTSLGPVDVAVGEICLALFRGGLYALGFLGVLMVSGLVDPLAAVLMWCTALFVALGFASIGMAVTSFMTRFQQMDWMMMVLMPMFLFSATLFPISVYPAGVQAFIQALPLWHAVELMRDIAFWDFSGLTLVHIGYYLVMIVAGLALTTYRMKKLFLR, from the coding sequence TTGTCGACTGATCACCTGACCCGGGATCCCGAGCTGAAGGACCCCGTCGGTCCCGCCGCGGACAAGCACACCATGGCCGGGCGGGCACGGCGCTTCGGTGCGCTGCACCAGGCCGAGCGGACGCTGCGCAGCATGCGCGCCTATGGCACCGTGATCCTCTTCTCCTCGGTGAGCCAGCCGATCATGTACATCCTGGCCATGGGGCTCGGACTGGGCATGCTGGTCGGCGAGGGCGGGGACTTCGCGGAATACGGGGCCAGCAGCTACCTGATGTACATCGCACCTGCGATCCTGGCCTCCACCGTCGCCATGGCCGCCGGCATCGAGTTCACCTTCCCGGTGATGGAGGGGTTCAAGTGGCGGCGGCTCTACTACGGCGCCCAGGCCTCCCCGCTGAGCCCGGGCCAGATCGCCTCTGGCCACCTCCTGGCGGTCAGCGTGCGCTTCGGCATCCACGCCGCGATCTTCACCCTGGTGCTCTACCTCTTCGGGGCGATCAGCTCCCCGCTGGGGGTGCTGATGATCGCCAGCGCGATGCTCGGCGGGCTCGCGATCGGGCTGCCGATCATGGCGTATGTCTCCACGCTGCGCGATGAGAAGGGGCAGATGTCCCTGATCCAGCGCTTCGTCATCATGCCGCTCTTCCTCTTCTCCGGCACCTTCTACCCACTGACCAACCTTCCGGCATTCCTGCAGGTCCTGGGCTGGTTCTCCCCCATCTGGCACGCCAATGAGTTGGGCCGGGTGCTCGCCTTCGGCCAGCCCACCCCGGCCTGGCTGATCCTGATCCATGTGCTCTACCTCCTGGGCATCACCGTCGCCGCCTGGCTCGCCACGGTGCGGATCTTCACCCGCCGGCTGGGTCTGGAAGAGTGGCGCGGCCGGACCCCGGGCGCCAAGGCCGATGCCAGACGTCAGGACCGGCTGGCGGTGAAGGACGCGGCCGACGTCGACCGATCGGTCGACACCGGGACAGCCAGCACGCCGGCACGCGCCGAGCTGCCCCGGATCTCGTTCCGCCGCGGGTTCGGCGCGAACTACTACTCCGGGAACATCCGCGCGGTGTTCGGGCGAGGACTCACCGCGATCCGAAACAACCGTGGCGTCATCTTCCTCTCCGGGCTGCTGGAACCGGTGCTGTTCCTGACCTCCTTCGGCCTGGGCATCTCCCCGATGATCGCCGGGGTCGACTCCGAAGCGGTGGGACTCAGCGGCGGGGGGACCATCAGCTACGCGGCATTCATCGCCCCGGCGCTGTTGGCGGTCTCCGCGATGAACGGCGCGATCTTCGACTCCACCTGGAACGTGTTCTTCAAGCTCAAGATCACCAAGCTCTACCGCACCATGATGTCGACATCGCTGGGCCCGGTGGACGTGGCGGTGGGCGAGATCTGCCTGGCGCTCTTCCGCGGCGGACTCTACGCGCTGGGCTTTCTGGGCGTGCTGATGGTCAGCGGCCTGGTGGATCCGCTGGCGGCGGTGCTGATGTGGTGCACCGCGCTCTTCGTCGCACTGGGCTTCGCGTCGATCGGGATGGCGGTGACCTCCTTCATGACCCGGTTCCAGCAGATGGACTGGATGATGATGGTGCTGATGCCGATGTTCCTGTTCTCGGCCACGCTCTTCCCGATCAGCGTCTACCCCGCGGGAGTGCAGGCGTTCATCCAGGCGCTGCCGCTCTGGCACGCGGTGGAGCTGATGCGCGATATCGCGTTCTGGGACTTCAGCGGCCTGACCCTGGTGCACATCGGTTACTACCTGGTGATGATCGTGGCCGGTCTGGCGTTGACCACGTACCGGATGAAGAAGCTCTTCCTGCGCTGA
- a CDS encoding ABC transporter permease yields the protein MLLTWEIVPRTGLVNERFMPPASEAIGGLISNFGLTDFWVAVGDTMHAWALGMVIAVVAATVLGFVIGSSTFLRRFTNSTIEFLRPVPSVALIPLAVLLFGVGIESSLMLIVYACFWQVLIQVLYGVADVDSVAMNTARSYGLGPMARMRHVTFPTALPYIMTGVRLAAAVALILAVTAQLIIGTPGLGAEISRAQSGGNYVSMYALVLATGLLGVLINLVMRMVERKVLSWHSSVRTEVAA from the coding sequence ATGCTGCTGACCTGGGAGATCGTCCCGCGCACCGGGCTGGTCAATGAGCGGTTCATGCCGCCGGCCTCCGAGGCCATCGGCGGCCTGATCAGCAACTTCGGGCTCACCGACTTCTGGGTCGCGGTCGGCGACACGATGCACGCCTGGGCGCTGGGCATGGTCATCGCGGTGGTCGCAGCCACGGTGCTGGGCTTCGTCATCGGCTCCTCGACGTTCCTGCGCCGCTTCACGAACTCCACCATCGAGTTCCTGCGCCCGGTCCCCTCGGTCGCGCTGATCCCCCTGGCGGTCCTGCTCTTCGGCGTGGGCATCGAGTCCTCCCTGATGCTCATCGTCTACGCCTGCTTCTGGCAGGTCCTGATCCAGGTGCTCTACGGCGTGGCCGATGTGGACTCGGTGGCGATGAACACCGCACGGTCCTACGGGTTGGGACCGATGGCACGGATGCGCCACGTGACCTTTCCGACCGCCCTGCCCTACATCATGACCGGGGTACGTCTGGCGGCGGCCGTGGCGCTGATCCTGGCGGTCACCGCCCAGCTGATCATCGGCACCCCAGGGCTGGGGGCTGAGATCAGCCGAGCCCAGTCCGGAGGCAACTACGTCTCCATGTACGCCCTCGTGCTGGCAACCGGCCTGCTCGGGGTCCTGATCAATCTGGTCATGCGGATGGTCGAGCGCAAGGTCCTCTCCTGGCACTCCTCGGTCCGCACGGAGGTGGCGGCATGA